A single genomic interval of Saccharomyces kudriavzevii IFO 1802 strain IFO1802 genome assembly, chromosome: 3 harbors:
- the SKDI03G1570 gene encoding uncharacterized protein, with amino-acid sequence MKLLAEVITHKPNVNMLTWGPIAYNMNQYVFDQGICPNKSFFYDGKSCYQVFRELAILPCGSGNSNKNSADAGQETGSNSATTNTDGNYSSSNFELQSYIAKALAVYKESVDKYWADEFPEATV; translated from the coding sequence ATGAAGTTACTGGCAGAAGTTATTACTCATAAGCCTAATGTGAACATGCTCACATGGGGCCCCATTGCATATAACATGAATCAATATGTATTTGACCAAGGTATATGTCCaaataaatcatttttttacgATGGTAAGTCTTGTTATCAGGTTTTTCGTGAATTAGCGATCCTTCCATGCGGCAGTGGAAACTCTAACAAAAATAGTGCAGACGCTGGACAGGAAACCGGGAGTAATTCAGCTACCACGAATACTGACGGAAACTATAGTAGTAGCAACTTTGAATTACAATCTTATATTGCGAAGGCATTGGCCGTTTACAAGGAATCAGTTGACAAGTACTGGGCAGATGAGTTTCCAGAGGCCACAGTTTGA
- the SKDI03G1580 gene encoding DUP/COS family protein has product MEDTKVEDEKNVGLLSSGYLESQKIVLPKDVFRNGFTWFCYETFKSLAFRIWLLSWLPVTTWWKMSTNWIYPFLATNLLILCVFFLPLIQMLCRKRTLSKNLTQFSKEIIANSPGTDVENWEPIAANLNSYMYENKFWKTKYFFYGAWNCQEAFRLAILEPFSVKKDDDSKLKSFKDSVPYIEEALEVYFTEVDKQWKLFDTEKAWNPVNLDDIQLPKETYRFKLTWVLKRIFTLQCLPLFLHSLNCIYISWHYGLLFRIPYLGCIFLMNMHTFQNLRGASMKIEHKMQFLSSIINEREIGANGWDHIAKRMNRYLFEQNVRKNEDFFFDGIDCKWFFNYSLCSHLSSKKTLSHVPLDVELWPYIREAQSSCTDESSVQI; this is encoded by the coding sequence ATGGAAGATACCAAAGTTGAAGATGAGAAGAATGTAGGTTTATTATCCTCTGGATATCTCGAATCCCAAAAGATTGTTTTACCTAAGGACGTTTTCAGAAATGGCTTTACTTGGTTCTGTTATGAGACTTTCAAGTCCCTAGCCTTCCGTATCTGGTTGCTATCATGGCTACCAGTTACAACATGGTGGAAAATGTCGACTAATTGGAtttatccatttttggCTACTAATCTTCTGATTTTatgtgtattttttttgcctctTATTCAAATGTTGTGTCGTAAACGTACCTTATCGAAAAATCTCACCCAGTTTTctaaagaaatcattgcAAACTCTCCAGGTACCGACGTCGAAAACTGGGAACCTATTGCAGCAAATCTCAACTCATATATGtatgaaaacaaattctggaaaaccaagtactttttttatggtGCTTGGAACTGCCAAGAGGCATTCAGATTAGCCATTTTAGAGCCATTTTCTGTGAAGAAAGATGACGATTCAAAGCTCAAGTCATTTAAAGATTCAGTTCCTTACATCGAAGAAGCTTTGGAAGTTTATTTTACAGAAGTGGATAAACAGTGGAAGTTATTTGACACTGAGAAGGCGTGGAACCCTGTTAACTTGGATGACATTCAGCTTCCCAAAGAAACCTATCGGTTTAAGCTTACTTGGGTTCTCAAGAGGATTTTCACTCTTCAATGCTTACCATTATTccttcattctttgaaCTGTATCTACATTTCATGGCATTACGGCCTTCTATTTCGCATCCCATACCTTGGATGCATCTTTCTCATGAATATGCAtactttccaaaatttgcGAGGTGCCTCGATGAAAATCGAACATAAAatgcaatttttgtcatctaTCATAAATGAGAGAGAAATCGGTGCTAATGGGTGGGATCACATCGCAAAGAGAATGAACAGATATTTGTTTGAGCAGAATGTTCggaagaatgaagattttttctttgatgggATTGATTGTAAATGGTTTTTTAACTACAGCCTCTGCAGCCATTtatcttccaagaaaacaCTTTCGCACGTACCATTGGATGTTGAGCTATGGCCATACATTCGGGAAGCACAATCATCCTGTACCGATGAGTCTTCGGTGCAGATATGA
- the SKDI03G1590 gene encoding SRP1/TIP1 family protein encodes MVKLTSIAAGVAALAAGASATTTLAQSDERVNLVELGVYVSDIRAHLAQYYLFQAAHPTETYPVEVAQAVFNYGDFTTMLTGIAPDQVTRMITGVPWYSTRLRPAISSALSKDGIYTIAK; translated from the coding sequence atggtcaaattaacttcaatcgctgctggtgtcgccgCTCTAGCTGCAGGTGCCtctgccaccaccaccctagctcaatccgacgaaagagtcaacttggttgaattgggtgtctacgtttctgatatcagagctcacttggcccaatactacttgttccaagccgCCCACCCAACTGAAACCTACCCAGTTGAAGTTGCTCAAGCTGTCTTCAACTATGGTGACTTCACCACGATGTTGACCGGTATTGCTCCAGACCAAGTgaccagaatgatcactGGTGTCCCATGGTACTCCACCAGATTGAGACCAGCCATCTCTAGTGCTTTGTCTAAGGATGGTATTTACACCATTGCTAAATAG